A stretch of the Arachis stenosperma cultivar V10309 chromosome 6, arast.V10309.gnm1.PFL2, whole genome shotgun sequence genome encodes the following:
- the LOC130935350 gene encoding E3 ubiquitin-protein ligase RFI2-like codes for MGLGTDKDDHVVHDGDSNPFPSVSCSICLDPVARTGDRSWANLQCGHQFHLDCIGSAFNIKGAMQCPNCRKIEKGQWLYGSRSYPEFSTDDWAHDEDLYDLSYSEMSFGVHWCPFGNLTRLPSFEEGEFSSTAYHDILGQHAIFAEHTAVSSGSHPCPYIAYFGPLHPSPSNSGRTGSETSNFSHWSNPPIPSDMPTSYAFPAMDLHYHSWEHHSPHFSSASSHLGTADHPAVSPGSQRPARGSSEVPRPGSFMHPFIVGHSSGARAGTSVASSMIPPYPGSNARAQDRVQALQAYYQPPQPPNSTSMRTPNASGTRRSNSHSGSVQLAQVSPSSDPSGGFLLIPSGSSGRNFPEEVHMPRRFQAWERDHLPSLSLNHADRESSWRAYHQAASGSEPSIRSNSFRLRHGSERMPSQNR; via the exons ATGGGTCTCGGCACCGACAAGGACGACCACGTCGTCCACGACGGAGACTCCAACCCTTTCCCATCCGTCTCTTGCTCCATTTGCCTCGACCCTGTTGCCCGCACCGGCGATAGATCCTGGGCCAACCTTCAATGCGGCCATCAATTTCACCTCG ATTGCATTGGCTCAGCCTTCAATATAAAAGGGGCAATGCAATGCCCTAATTGCCGGAAGATTGAGAAAGGTCAGTGGCTTTATGGCTCCCGGTCATATCCAGAATTCAGCACAGATGATTGGGCACACGATGAGGATCTATATGATCTTAGCTACTCTGAAATG TCCTTTGGAGTTCACTGGTGTCCTTTTGGTAACCTGACCCGACTTCCTTCTTTTGA aGAAGGGGAATTTTCATCAACTGCAT ATCATGATATACTGGGACAACATGCTATATTTGCTGAACATACGGCCGTATCATCTGGTAGTCATCCCTGTCCGTATATAGCATACTTTGGACCATTACATCCTTCCCCCTCGAACTCTGGCAGAACTGGTTCAGAAACATCTAACTTCAGCCACTGGAGTAACCCACCTATACCTAGTGACATGCCAACGTCCTATGCATTTCCTGCCATGGATCTCCATTATCACAGTTGGGAACATCATTCGCCTCATTTTTCATCTGCAAGCAGTCACCTAGGAACTGCAGATCATCCTGCAGTATCACCTGGTAGTCAAAGGCCAGCCAGGGGTAGTTCAGAGGTTCCAAGACCAGGATCTTTTATGCATCCCTTCATTGTTGGTCATAG TTCTGGTGCTAGGGCTGGGACATCAGTTGCATCTTCAATGATACCTCCGTATCCAGGTAGCAATGCCCGGGCCCAGGACAGAGTCCAGGCTCTTCAGGCATACTATCAACCTCCACAACCTCCTAACTCTACCTCAATGCGAACACCTAATGCTTCTGGCACTAGAAGATCCAACAGCCATAGTGGGTCAGTTCAATTAGCACAAGTTTCCCCATCATCGGACCCAAGTGGTGGCTTCTTGTTGATTCCATCAGGTTCATCAGGACGCAATTTTCCGGAAGAAGTCCATATGCCACGTCGCTTCCAAGCATGGGAAAGAGATCATTTGCCTTCATTATCTTTGAACCACGCAGATAGAGAATCAAGTTGGAGAGCGTACCACCAGGCTGCCAGCGGATCAGAACCAAGTATTAGGTCCAACAGCTTTCGATTAAGGCACGGATCAGAAAGAATGCCTTCACAAAATCGATGA
- the LOC130933559 gene encoding protein MAIN-LIKE 2-like has product MGDDPARLYQLDGVAHIAGVINEEWQFMLVVYRGGIVNGIVVSGFVVYPQRCIRSMRRQQGMPLDERYVPYLQMAGLYHLARLNDRWFRLDEPLVSAFVERWRPETHTFHMPFRECTITLQDVAYQLGLAVDGRYVSGCLTDFHLYIEGGRPAWVWFEELLRVIPPPSQVQKFAVNCTWFQETFREFPEGTDEETVWRFARAYIMMLLDTQLFSDKSGNRIHIRWLPYVARLEEMGSYSWGSAALA; this is encoded by the exons ATGGGGGACGATCCTGCAAGGCTGTACCAGTTGGACGGGGTTGCTCATATAGCCGGAGTCATCAACGAGGAG TGGCAGTTTATGTTAGTTGTTTATCGTGGTGGTATTGTTAATGGTATTGTTGTTAGTG ggtttgtggtttat CCACAGCGATGCATCAGGAGCATGCGGCGGCAACAAGGCATGCCACTCGATGAGCGTTATGTTCCGTACTTGCAGATGGCCGGGTTATACCATCTGGCTAGACTGAACGATAGATGGTTCCGGTTAGATGAGCCCCTTGTCAGCGCCTTCGTCGAGAGGTGGCGTCCTGAGACGCACACCTTCCATATGCCCTTCAGAGAGTGCACGATCACGCTTCAGGACGTGGCGTACCAGTTGGGGTTGGCAGTGGACGGGCGTTATGTCAGCGGTTGCCTTACAGACTTCCATCTGTATATTGAGGGTGGACGTCCAGCTTGGGTGTGGTTCGAGGAGTTGCTTAGAGTGATTCCTCCTCCGAGCCAGGTTCAGAAGTTCGCAGTAAACTGCACCTGGTTCCAGGAGACTTTCAGAGAGTTCCCCGAGGGAACCGATGAGGAGACTGTGTGGCGCTTTGCTCGTGCCTATATCATGATGTTGTTGGACACTCAGCTGTTTTCCGACAAGTCCGGCAACCGCATTCATATCAGATGGCTTCCCTACGTAGCTAGGCTTGAGGAGATGGGTTCCTACAGTTGGGGGTCTGCAGCATTGGCATAG
- the LOC130933098 gene encoding 60S ribosomal protein L22-2 codes for MSRGGAVGAKGKKKGATFTIDCTKPVEDKIMDIASLEKFLQERIKVGGKAGALGDSVTVSREKNKITVTSDSNFSKRYLKYLTKKYLKKHNVRDWLRVIASNKDRNVYELRYFNIAENEGEEED; via the exons aTGAGTCGAGGGGGTGCAGTTGGAGCTAAGGGAAAAAAGAAGGGTGCAACATTCACCATTGACTGCACAAAACCAGTGGAGGACAAGATTATGGACATTGCTTCTCTTGAGAAGTTCCTTCAAGAGAGGATTAAGGTTGGTGGCAAAGCTGGTGCTCTTGGTGATTCTGTCACTGTCTCCCGTGAGAAGAACAAGATCACTGTCACCTCTGACAGTAACTTCTCCAAGCG GTACTTGAAGTATTTGACAAAGAAGTACTTGAAGAAACACAATGTGCGTGATTGGCTCCGGGTGATTGCTTCTAACAAAGATAGGAATGTCTATGAACTGAGGTACTTCAACATTGCTGAGAAtgaaggagaggaagaagattAA
- the LOC130935412 gene encoding E3 ubiquitin-protein ligase IPI1-like isoform X2 — protein sequence MQCPNCRKIEKGQWLYGSRSYPEFSSDDWTHDEDLYDLSYSEMSFGVHWCPFGNLTRLPSAFEEGEFSSTAYPDILGHHAIFAEHTAVSSGSHPCPYIAYFGPIHPSTSNSGGNGSEASNFNHWSGPPIPSDLPTSYAFPALDLHYPSWEHHSSHFSSANSRLGTADQPSVSPGNQRPGRGSLEIPRSGSFMHPFIVGHSSGARAGASVASSMIPPYPGSNARARDRVQALQAYYQPPQPPNSTSMRTPNASDTRRSSSHNGSAQLAQVASSPDQSGGFLLIPSSSLGRNFPEEAHLPSRFQAWERDHLPSLSFNHVDRESSWRAYHQAASGSEPSFRSSSFQLRHGSERMPSQTR from the exons ATGCAATGCCCTAATTGCCGGAAGATCGAGAAAGGCCAGTGGCTTTATGGTTCCCGGTCATATCCAGAGTTCAGCTCAGATGATTGGACACATGATGAGGATCTATACGATCTTAGCTACTCTGAAATG TCCTTTGGAGTTCACTGGTGCCCTTTTGGTAACTTGACCCGACTTCCGTCTGCCTTCGA AGAAGGGGAATTTTCATCGACTGCAT ATCCTGATATACTCGGACACCATGCTATATTTGCGGAACATACAGCAGTGTCATCTGGTAGTCATCCTTGTCCGTATATAGCTTATTTTGGACCTATACATCCCTCCACCTCCAACTCTGGCGGAAATGGCTCGGAAGCGTCTAACTTCAACCACTGGAGTGGCCCTCCTATACCTAGCGATTTGCCAACCTCCTATGCGTTTCCAGCCTTGGATCTCCATTATCCCAGTTGGGAACACCATtcatctcatttttcttctGCGAACAGCCGTCTAGGCACTGCAGATCAGCCCTCAGTATCGCCTGGTAATCAAAGGCCAGGCCGGGGTAGTTTGGAGATCCCAAGATCGGGATCTTTTATGCATCCCTTCATTGTTGGTCACAG TTCTGGTGCTAGAGCTGGGGCATCAGTTGCATCTTCAATGATACCTCCATATCCAGGTAGCAATGCCCGGGCCCGAGACAGAGTCCAGGCTCTTCAGGCATACTATCAACCTCCACAACCTCCTAATTCTACCTCAATGCGGACTCCTAATGCCTCTGACACTAGAAGGTCCAGCAGCCATAATGGGTCAGCTCAATTAGCACAAGTGGCCTCATCACCAGACCAAAGTGGTGGCTTCTTATTGATTCCATCAAGTTCATTGGGACGCAATTTTCCGGAAGAAGCCCATCTGCCAAGTCGCTTCCAAGCTTGGGAAAGAGATCACTTGCCTTCATTATCATTCAATCATGTGGATAGAGAATCAAGTTGGAGAGCATACCACCAGGCTGCCAGCGGATCAGAGCCAAGTTTCAGGTCCAGCAGCTTTCAGTTGAGGCACGGATCAGAAAGAATGCCTTCACAAACTCGATGA
- the LOC130935658 gene encoding uncharacterized protein LOC130935658 isoform X2 yields MQLMVLVDDAGGQWPMIGHAPWNGCNLADFVMPFFLFIVGMAIPLALKRIQNKLVAVKKVIVRTIKLIFWGFLLQGGFSHAPDELTYGVDMKRIRWCGILQRIALAYLVVAMVEIFSRSAQARDPELAPTHLSIFKSYYWHWVVAACILTIYLALLYGIYVPDWIFTVHNPDSIYNGTTFTVKCGVRGKLDPPCNAVGYIDREVLGINHMYKHPAWKRSQACTEKSPFEGPFRKNAPSWCYAPFEPEGILSSISAVLSTIIGLHFGYVLIHMQDHLSRLKHWILLGLSLLTSGLILHFTHAIPLNKQLYTLSYVCVTSGAAALAFSAFYTMVDIWGLKLWFMPLKWIGMNAMFVYVMAAEGIFAGFINGWYYDHPHNTLVYWIQKHVFIKVWHSTKVGILLYVIFAEILFWAVVAGILHLFGIYWKL; encoded by the exons ATGCAGTTAATGGTGTTAGTTGATGATGCTGGAGGACAATGGCCGATGATTGGTCACGCGCCATGGAATGGTTGCAATCTTGCCGATTTTGTCATGCCTTTCTTTTTGTTCATTGTTGGCATGGCCATTCCACTTGCCCTCAAG AGAATACAAAATAAACTTGTAGCTGTGAAAAAGGTCATAGTTAGAACAATCAAACTCATATTCTGGGGTTTCCTCTTACAAG GTGGTTTCTCACATGCTCCCGACGAACTAACATATGGAGTTGACATGAAACGAATAAGGTGGTGTGGCATTCTTCAG AGAATTGCACTAGCATATTTGGTTGTAGCAATGGTGGAGATATTTTCAAGAAGTGCACAAGCTAGAGATCCAGAACTGGCACCCACCCACCTTTCAATATTCAAATCATACTATTGGCATTG gGTGGTGGCTGCATGTATACTTACCATTTATTTGGCTTTACTTTATGGAATTTATGTTCCAGATTGGATTTTCACTGTCCATAATCCAGATAGCATATATAATGGAACAACTTTTACT GTGAAATGTGGAGTCAGAGGGAAATTAGATCCCCCTTGTAATGCTGTGGGATACATAGACAGAGAGGTGCTTGGAATCAACCACATGTATAAGCATCCAGCTTGGAAGAGATCACAA GCTTGCACCGAGAAATCACCTTTCGAAGGGCCATTTAGGAAAAACGCTCCCTCATGGTGTTATGCTCCTTTTGAGCCAGAAGGAATCCTAAG CTCAATATCAGCTGTTCTGTCCACAATCATTGGATTGCATTTTGGATATGTACTCATACACATGCAG GATCATCTTTCAAGACTGAAGCACTGGATTCTCTTGGGTTTATCTCTTCTTACTTCAGGACTTATTCTTCACTTCACTCATG CCATTCCTCTGAATAAGCAATTGTATACACTAAGCTATGTTTGTGTAACATCTGGAGCAGCAGCATTAGCATTTTCAGCCTTCTATACAATg GTTGATATTTGGGGCTTGAAACTCTGGTTCATGCCTTTAAAATGGATTGGCATGAATGCCATGTTTGTGTATGTTATGGCAGCTGAGGGCATCTTTGCAGGATTCATCAATGGATGGTATTATGATCACCCTCATAATACACTG GTATATTGGATCCAAAAGCATGTGTTCATCAAGGTGTGGCATTCAACCAAAGTTGGGATTCTGCTTTATGTAATATTTGCTGAGATCCTATTCTGGGCCGTCGTCGCAGGCATCTTGCACCTATTCGGCATATATTGGAAgctttaa
- the LOC130935412 gene encoding E3 ubiquitin-protein ligase RFI2-like isoform X1, whose amino-acid sequence MGLGTDNDNDDDGVTNPSPSVSCSICLEAVARSGDRSWANLQCGHQFHLDCIGSAFNIKGAMQCPNCRKIEKGQWLYGSRSYPEFSSDDWTHDEDLYDLSYSEMSFGVHWCPFGNLTRLPSAFEEGEFSSTAYPDILGHHAIFAEHTAVSSGSHPCPYIAYFGPIHPSTSNSGGNGSEASNFNHWSGPPIPSDLPTSYAFPALDLHYPSWEHHSSHFSSANSRLGTADQPSVSPGNQRPGRGSLEIPRSGSFMHPFIVGHSSGARAGASVASSMIPPYPGSNARARDRVQALQAYYQPPQPPNSTSMRTPNASDTRRSSSHNGSAQLAQVASSPDQSGGFLLIPSSSLGRNFPEEAHLPSRFQAWERDHLPSLSFNHVDRESSWRAYHQAASGSEPSFRSSSFQLRHGSERMPSQTR is encoded by the exons ATGGGTCTCGGCACCGACAACGACAACGATGACGACGGAGTCACCAACCCTTCTCCCTCCGTCTCTTGCTCCATTTGTCTCGAGGCCGTTGCCCGCAGCGGCGATAGATCCTGGGCCAACCTTCAATGCGGCCATCAATTTCACCTCG aTTGCATTGGCTCAGCCTTCAATATAAAAGGGGCAATGCAATGCCCTAATTGCCGGAAGATCGAGAAAGGCCAGTGGCTTTATGGTTCCCGGTCATATCCAGAGTTCAGCTCAGATGATTGGACACATGATGAGGATCTATACGATCTTAGCTACTCTGAAATG TCCTTTGGAGTTCACTGGTGCCCTTTTGGTAACTTGACCCGACTTCCGTCTGCCTTCGA AGAAGGGGAATTTTCATCGACTGCAT ATCCTGATATACTCGGACACCATGCTATATTTGCGGAACATACAGCAGTGTCATCTGGTAGTCATCCTTGTCCGTATATAGCTTATTTTGGACCTATACATCCCTCCACCTCCAACTCTGGCGGAAATGGCTCGGAAGCGTCTAACTTCAACCACTGGAGTGGCCCTCCTATACCTAGCGATTTGCCAACCTCCTATGCGTTTCCAGCCTTGGATCTCCATTATCCCAGTTGGGAACACCATtcatctcatttttcttctGCGAACAGCCGTCTAGGCACTGCAGATCAGCCCTCAGTATCGCCTGGTAATCAAAGGCCAGGCCGGGGTAGTTTGGAGATCCCAAGATCGGGATCTTTTATGCATCCCTTCATTGTTGGTCACAG TTCTGGTGCTAGAGCTGGGGCATCAGTTGCATCTTCAATGATACCTCCATATCCAGGTAGCAATGCCCGGGCCCGAGACAGAGTCCAGGCTCTTCAGGCATACTATCAACCTCCACAACCTCCTAATTCTACCTCAATGCGGACTCCTAATGCCTCTGACACTAGAAGGTCCAGCAGCCATAATGGGTCAGCTCAATTAGCACAAGTGGCCTCATCACCAGACCAAAGTGGTGGCTTCTTATTGATTCCATCAAGTTCATTGGGACGCAATTTTCCGGAAGAAGCCCATCTGCCAAGTCGCTTCCAAGCTTGGGAAAGAGATCACTTGCCTTCATTATCATTCAATCATGTGGATAGAGAATCAAGTTGGAGAGCATACCACCAGGCTGCCAGCGGATCAGAGCCAAGTTTCAGGTCCAGCAGCTTTCAGTTGAGGCACGGATCAGAAAGAATGCCTTCACAAACTCGATGA
- the LOC130932412 gene encoding 26S proteasome regulatory subunit 6A homolog, producing MASAMVEDTNLEDDQLANMTTDDVVRASRLLDNEIRILKEELQRTNLELESYKEKIKENQEKIKLNKQLPYLVGNIVEILEMNPEDEAEEDGANIDLDSQRKGKCVVLKTSTRQTIFLPVVGLVDPEKLKPGDLVGVNKDSYLILDTLPSEYDSRVKAMEVDEKPTEDYNDIGGLEKQIQELVEAIVLPMTHKERFQKLGVRPPKGVLLYGPPGTGKTLMARACAAQTNATFLKLAGPQLVQMFIGDGAKLVRDAFQLAKEKSPCIIFIDEIDAIGTKRFDSEVSGDREVQRTMLELLNQLDGFSSDDRIKVIAATNRADILDPALMRSGRLDRKIEFPHPTEEARARILQIHSRKMNVHPDVNFEELARSTDDFNGAQLKAVCVEAGMLALRRDATEVNHEDFNEGIIQVQAKKKASLNYYA from the exons ATGGCGAGCGCCATGGTAGAGGATACCAACTTGGAAGATGATCAGCTGGCCAACATGACCACCGACGACGTCGTCAGAGCTTCTCGTCTTCTCGACAATGAAATTCGCATTCTCAAG GAAGAGCTGCAGAGGACGAATCTCGAATTGGAATCTTATaaggagaagatcaaagaaaaCCAGGAGAAGATTAAGCTCAATAAACAGTTGCCCTACCTCGTTGGCAACATTGTCGAG ATACTTGAAATGAACCCAGAAGATGAGGCAGAAGAAGATGGTGCCAATATTGATCTTGACTCCCAAAGGAAAGGAAAATGTGTTGTGCTAAAGACGTCTACTCGACAG ACTATCTTTCTACCTGTTGTTGGTCTTGTTGACCCTGAAAAGCTAAAACCTGGTGATCTCGTTGGTGTTAACAAAGATAGTTACTTAATTTTGGATACCCTGCCTTCTGAGTATGATTCTCGAGTTAAGGCTATGGAAGTTGATGAAAAGCCAACAGAGGACTACAATGACATTGGTGGATTGGAGAAGCAG ATCCAAGAACTAGTTGAAGCCATTGTTTTGCCAATGACCCACAAGGAGCGGTTCCAGAAATTGGGAGTTCGTCCACCAAAGGGAGTTCTCTTATATGGACCTCCAGGAACTGGGAAAACTTTAATGGCCCGTGCTTGTGCAGCACAAACAAATGCCACTTTCCTGAAGTTGGCAGGTCCACAACTTGTGCAA ATGTTCATAGGAGATGGAGCAAAACTTGTCCGTGATGCCTTTCAGCTTGCAAAAGAGAAGTCTCCATGCATTATATTCATAGATGAAATTGATGCAATTGGAACCAAGCGTTTTGATAG TGAAGTAAGTGGAGACAGGGAGGTACAACGAACAATGTTAGAGTTGCTGAATCAGCTGGATGGTTTTAGTAGTGATGACCGGATTAAG GTCATTGCGGCAACAAACCGTGCAGATATTCTTGATCCTGCTCTTATGCGTTCTGGTAGATTGGACCGAAAAATTGAGTTCCCACACCCAACTGAAGAAGCAAGAGCCCGAATTCTGCAG ATCCATTCTCGGAAGATGAATGTTCACCCAGATGTCAACTTTGAAGAATTAGCTAGGTCTACAGATGATTTCAATGGAGCACAACTTAAAGCTGTCTGTGTTGAGGCTGGCATGTTGGCCCTTCGACGGGATGCAACTGAG GTGAACCATGAGGACTTTAACGAAGGTATCATTCAGGttcaagcaaagaagaaagccAGCTTAAATTATTATGCTTAA
- the LOC130935658 gene encoding uncharacterized protein LOC130935658 isoform X1: MAEIKGDHRLDVSEAVPSDDSDKKPPKTKRVASLDIFRGLTVALMVLVDDAGGQWPMIGHAPWNGCNLADFVMPFFLFIVGMAIPLALKRIQNKLVAVKKVIVRTIKLIFWGFLLQGGFSHAPDELTYGVDMKRIRWCGILQRIALAYLVVAMVEIFSRSAQARDPELAPTHLSIFKSYYWHWVVAACILTIYLALLYGIYVPDWIFTVHNPDSIYNGTTFTVKCGVRGKLDPPCNAVGYIDREVLGINHMYKHPAWKRSQACTEKSPFEGPFRKNAPSWCYAPFEPEGILSSISAVLSTIIGLHFGYVLIHMQDHLSRLKHWILLGLSLLTSGLILHFTHAIPLNKQLYTLSYVCVTSGAAALAFSAFYTMVDIWGLKLWFMPLKWIGMNAMFVYVMAAEGIFAGFINGWYYDHPHNTLVYWIQKHVFIKVWHSTKVGILLYVIFAEILFWAVVAGILHLFGIYWKL, translated from the exons ATGGCGGAAATCAAAGGCGACCATAGACTCGATGTTTCGGAAGCAGTACCGTCTGATGATTCCGACAAGAAACCGCCAAAGACAAAGCGCGTTGCGTCGCTAGACATCTTCCGAGGTCTCACTGTTGCG TTAATGGTGTTAGTTGATGATGCTGGAGGACAATGGCCGATGATTGGTCACGCGCCATGGAATGGTTGCAATCTTGCCGATTTTGTCATGCCTTTCTTTTTGTTCATTGTTGGCATGGCCATTCCACTTGCCCTCAAG AGAATACAAAATAAACTTGTAGCTGTGAAAAAGGTCATAGTTAGAACAATCAAACTCATATTCTGGGGTTTCCTCTTACAAG GTGGTTTCTCACATGCTCCCGACGAACTAACATATGGAGTTGACATGAAACGAATAAGGTGGTGTGGCATTCTTCAG AGAATTGCACTAGCATATTTGGTTGTAGCAATGGTGGAGATATTTTCAAGAAGTGCACAAGCTAGAGATCCAGAACTGGCACCCACCCACCTTTCAATATTCAAATCATACTATTGGCATTG gGTGGTGGCTGCATGTATACTTACCATTTATTTGGCTTTACTTTATGGAATTTATGTTCCAGATTGGATTTTCACTGTCCATAATCCAGATAGCATATATAATGGAACAACTTTTACT GTGAAATGTGGAGTCAGAGGGAAATTAGATCCCCCTTGTAATGCTGTGGGATACATAGACAGAGAGGTGCTTGGAATCAACCACATGTATAAGCATCCAGCTTGGAAGAGATCACAA GCTTGCACCGAGAAATCACCTTTCGAAGGGCCATTTAGGAAAAACGCTCCCTCATGGTGTTATGCTCCTTTTGAGCCAGAAGGAATCCTAAG CTCAATATCAGCTGTTCTGTCCACAATCATTGGATTGCATTTTGGATATGTACTCATACACATGCAG GATCATCTTTCAAGACTGAAGCACTGGATTCTCTTGGGTTTATCTCTTCTTACTTCAGGACTTATTCTTCACTTCACTCATG CCATTCCTCTGAATAAGCAATTGTATACACTAAGCTATGTTTGTGTAACATCTGGAGCAGCAGCATTAGCATTTTCAGCCTTCTATACAATg GTTGATATTTGGGGCTTGAAACTCTGGTTCATGCCTTTAAAATGGATTGGCATGAATGCCATGTTTGTGTATGTTATGGCAGCTGAGGGCATCTTTGCAGGATTCATCAATGGATGGTATTATGATCACCCTCATAATACACTG GTATATTGGATCCAAAAGCATGTGTTCATCAAGGTGTGGCATTCAACCAAAGTTGGGATTCTGCTTTATGTAATATTTGCTGAGATCCTATTCTGGGCCGTCGTCGCAGGCATCTTGCACCTATTCGGCATATATTGGAAgctttaa